The following are from one region of the Sandaracinus amylolyticus genome:
- a CDS encoding tetratricopeptide repeat protein, producing MRRPAFATGRSAAPWVVIAIGIATLAITPRAWAQDEDPERVAMARALFQEGVELARRESYEDATDRFRRAYAIRPAPAIAFNLASALMHRGLLVEASEALQRVLRDPSTTAELRSSAEAQRADIARRLGRLTVRLDGDPTDVRVRVGTRELPAEAVGVAVPFDPGSHDAVATRDGEDVARAHVDVAEGGSAEVVLAVPPRAERAEAPVAALQVTPAESAPPSDRGGGDDTWLWVGIIGGAAVAIGVGVALAVVFTTPSGEEAPSIGNAMPGVIEW from the coding sequence ATGAGACGACCGGCGTTCGCGACGGGACGCTCGGCCGCGCCGTGGGTGGTGATCGCGATCGGGATCGCGACGCTCGCCATCACGCCGCGCGCGTGGGCACAGGACGAGGATCCCGAGCGCGTGGCGATGGCGCGCGCGCTCTTCCAGGAGGGCGTCGAGCTCGCGCGTCGCGAGTCGTACGAGGACGCGACCGATCGCTTCCGGCGTGCGTACGCGATCCGTCCCGCGCCCGCGATCGCGTTCAACCTCGCGTCGGCGCTGATGCATCGAGGCCTGCTCGTCGAGGCGTCGGAGGCGCTTCAGCGCGTGCTGCGCGATCCCTCGACGACCGCGGAGCTGCGGAGCTCGGCGGAGGCGCAGCGCGCCGACATCGCGCGGCGGCTCGGTCGGCTCACGGTGCGGCTCGATGGCGATCCGACCGACGTGCGCGTGCGCGTCGGGACGCGCGAGCTGCCGGCCGAGGCGGTCGGCGTGGCGGTGCCGTTCGATCCCGGCTCGCACGACGCGGTCGCGACGCGCGACGGCGAGGACGTCGCGCGTGCGCACGTCGACGTCGCGGAGGGCGGATCGGCGGAGGTGGTGCTCGCCGTGCCGCCGCGCGCGGAGCGCGCCGAGGCGCCGGTCGCGGCGCTGCAGGTGACGCCTGCCGAGAGCGCGCCGCCGAGTGATCGTGGCGGCGGCGACGACACGTGGCTCTGGGTCGGGATCATCGGTGGCGCGGCGGTGGCGATCGGTGTCGGCGTGGCGCTCGCGGTCGTGTTCACGACGCCCTCCGGCGAAGAAGCGCCGTCGATCGGGAACGCGATGCCGGGGGTGATCGAGTGGTGA
- a CDS encoding vWA domain-containing protein, producing MTRDGLVVLGIIAALASGCDAAGATYDACGAYGQCGGGRTCIDGRCVMPPSQGDLDGGAPRPDAGPCRAITAESTARAAPVDIVIAIDNSGSMSEEAAQVRRNINTFASILGASGLDYRVVLISRPDGDRGVCVPVPLGSGEPDCTSGPEGRLLAIHDAVGSDDAIDLVIEHYPDYRDFLRPNAAKAFLWITDDESGTFTADAARDALAALEPSGMLARTIHNSIVGHYGETPTTWADDAAGDCESLADPGETYMRLTQCLDDANEAIPGCIAGRSGRVCETDWTAIFESIARGVVEGVPVPCDFALPDAPAGAVLDHDAIRITYSAGDGSRHELVRAAGPGACTAEGWHFDDGASPTAITLCPELCRTVQSDEDARLDIGLGCFPLLE from the coding sequence ATGACGCGCGACGGGCTCGTTGTGCTCGGGATCATCGCAGCGCTCGCGTCGGGATGCGACGCAGCAGGCGCGACGTACGACGCCTGCGGCGCCTACGGACAGTGCGGAGGCGGCCGCACCTGCATCGACGGACGGTGCGTGATGCCGCCCTCGCAGGGCGATCTCGACGGCGGCGCGCCGCGCCCCGACGCGGGTCCGTGCCGCGCGATCACGGCCGAGTCGACGGCGCGTGCGGCGCCCGTCGACATCGTCATCGCGATCGACAACTCGGGCAGCATGTCCGAGGAGGCCGCGCAGGTCCGGAGGAACATCAACACGTTCGCCTCGATCCTCGGCGCGAGCGGGCTCGACTATCGCGTCGTCCTGATCAGCCGTCCCGACGGCGATCGCGGGGTGTGCGTCCCGGTGCCGCTCGGCTCGGGCGAGCCCGACTGCACGAGCGGCCCCGAGGGCCGTCTGCTCGCGATCCACGATGCCGTCGGCTCCGACGACGCGATCGACCTCGTCATCGAGCACTACCCCGACTACCGCGACTTCCTGCGTCCGAACGCCGCGAAGGCGTTCCTCTGGATCACCGACGACGAGTCGGGGACGTTCACCGCCGACGCCGCGCGCGATGCGCTCGCCGCGCTCGAGCCCTCCGGCATGTTGGCGCGCACGATCCACAACTCGATCGTCGGCCACTACGGCGAGACCCCGACGACGTGGGCCGACGACGCGGCCGGCGACTGCGAGTCGCTCGCCGATCCCGGCGAGACGTACATGCGCCTGACGCAGTGCCTCGACGACGCGAACGAGGCGATCCCCGGCTGCATCGCGGGCCGCAGCGGTCGCGTGTGCGAGACCGACTGGACGGCGATCTTCGAATCGATCGCGCGCGGCGTGGTCGAGGGCGTGCCCGTGCCCTGCGACTTCGCGCTCCCCGACGCGCCCGCCGGCGCGGTGCTCGACCACGACGCGATCCGCATCACCTACAGCGCGGGCGACGGATCACGTCACGAGCTCGTGCGCGCCGCGGGCCCCGGCGCGTGCACCGCCGAAGGATGGCACTTCGACGACGGCGCCTCGCCCACTGCGATCACGCTCTGCCCCGAGCTGTGTCGCACGGTGCAGTCCGACGAGGACGCGAGGCTCGACATCGGCCTCGGCTGCTTCCCGCTCCTCGAGTGA
- a CDS encoding helix-turn-helix domain-containing protein produces the protein MRTERKKRPSDASRLDALESRLDAIEARLVGDDATARERRRTAIGVDVDLLERLAARDADGEIGGAILYAGAVRVGTRRYAWHREHAARDLIEGIDPEALAPALFALANPVRLRIVLTLARGARTGAEITETADAGSTGQLYHHLGELLRAGVLAQPRRGVYEIATPALVPVLAMAAAALDLRAP, from the coding sequence ATGCGCACTGAGCGGAAGAAACGACCGAGCGACGCCTCGCGCCTCGACGCGCTCGAGTCGCGCCTCGACGCGATCGAAGCACGGCTCGTCGGGGACGACGCGACCGCGCGCGAGCGCCGGCGCACCGCGATCGGCGTCGACGTCGACCTGCTCGAGCGCCTCGCCGCGCGCGATGCCGACGGCGAGATCGGCGGCGCGATCCTCTACGCCGGCGCGGTGCGCGTCGGCACGCGTCGCTACGCATGGCATCGCGAGCACGCCGCGCGAGACCTGATCGAAGGGATCGATCCCGAGGCGCTCGCGCCCGCGCTCTTCGCGCTCGCGAACCCGGTGCGCCTGCGCATCGTGCTCACGCTCGCGCGCGGCGCCCGCACCGGCGCCGAGATCACCGAGACCGCCGACGCCGGATCGACCGGCCAGCTCTATCACCACCTCGGCGAGCTCCTCCGCGCCGGCGTGCTCGCGCAGCCGCGCCGCGGCGTCTACGAGATCGCGACCCCCGCGCTGGTCCCCGTGCTCGCGATGGCCGCAGCCGCGCTCGATCTGCGCGCGCCCTGA
- a CDS encoding serine hydrolase domain-containing protein — MEFARRALLALVLCGCAPAPFTTPDASMISDASVTPDAGGEDAGPRDDFSTALENLRSEHGVPALAALELRDGEIARTAAVGLRRADDTALVTTDDRWHLGSCTKAMTAALLALVAQDGTLSLDTTLAEAFAGLEIHESMRGVTLYDLLVHRAGLEPDGTPSPETIELLGIPGPVREARAELARRVLSRGPAIEPRTETRYSNIGYILVGAALERATGASWEDLLHTRLLTPLGMTSCGFGPPAATHDDAPSGHVLSNGALEPVPTFDNPPLLGPAGTVHCTLADWARFVDWTMSPPESGPLALSTDAHARLVTPTSDGWAPGWQVTSRLWARGPVLVHGGSNTTFYVVVWALPEERRALFAATNVFGDPGVLATDGAIGWMLEHDAH, encoded by the coding sequence ATGGAATTCGCTCGACGGGCGCTGCTCGCGCTCGTGCTCTGCGGCTGCGCGCCCGCTCCATTCACGACGCCCGATGCCTCGATGATCTCCGACGCGTCCGTCACCCCCGACGCCGGAGGCGAGGACGCGGGGCCGCGCGACGACTTCTCCACTGCACTGGAGAATCTACGCAGCGAGCACGGCGTCCCCGCGCTCGCTGCGCTCGAGCTGCGCGACGGAGAGATCGCGCGCACCGCGGCGGTCGGTCTGCGCCGCGCCGACGACACCGCGCTCGTCACCACCGACGATCGCTGGCACCTCGGCTCGTGCACCAAGGCGATGACCGCGGCACTGCTCGCGCTCGTCGCGCAGGACGGAACGCTCTCGCTCGACACCACGCTCGCCGAGGCCTTCGCCGGCCTCGAGATCCACGAGTCGATGCGCGGCGTCACGCTCTACGACCTGCTCGTCCACCGCGCAGGGCTCGAGCCCGACGGGACGCCCTCGCCCGAGACGATCGAGCTCCTCGGGATCCCGGGCCCGGTGCGCGAGGCCCGCGCCGAGCTCGCGCGTCGTGTCCTCTCGCGCGGGCCCGCGATCGAGCCGCGCACCGAGACCCGCTACTCGAACATCGGCTACATCCTCGTCGGCGCCGCGCTCGAGCGTGCGACCGGCGCGAGCTGGGAGGACCTCCTGCACACGCGGCTGCTCACGCCGCTCGGCATGACGAGCTGTGGCTTCGGCCCGCCCGCCGCGACCCACGACGACGCGCCGAGCGGGCACGTCCTCTCGAACGGCGCGCTCGAGCCGGTGCCCACCTTCGACAACCCTCCGCTGCTCGGTCCCGCGGGCACCGTGCACTGCACGCTCGCGGACTGGGCGCGCTTCGTGGACTGGACGATGAGCCCGCCCGAGAGCGGCCCGCTCGCGCTCTCGACCGACGCGCACGCGCGCCTCGTCACGCCGACGAGCGATGGATGGGCACCCGGGTGGCAGGTCACGTCGCGTCTCTGGGCGCGCGGTCCGGTGCTGGTCCACGGCGGGTCGAACACGACGTTCTACGTCGTCGTATGGGCCCTCCCCGAGGAGCGCCGCGCGCTCTTCGCCGCGACCAACGTCTTCGGCGATCCCGGCGTCCTCGCGACCGACGGCGCGATCGGCTGGATGCTCGAGCACGATGCGCACTGA
- a CDS encoding amidase — protein MIETLPTRTVREDPLTWSGTRIAQAIRSGERTSEEIVALHLAHMQRVNPRVNAVVQARADDALAEARRADEAPKGGPLPRFHGVPCTIKETFAFTGMPLTAGLVARREIISTTDAVAVRRMRALGAIPLGVTNVSELCMWMESSNEVYGRCRNPYDLSRTVGGSSGGEGAAIGAGIAPFGLGADVGGSIRIPAFFNGVFGHKPTGGLVPNAGQWPLAHGPALRYLCTGPIARRAEDLWPLLCDLAGPDPESPECIECVLGDPSRVSIEGMRVLQVADNGLNRVHRELAAAQERAARHLESRGARVERVRIPGLAESVLIWAAMMSESGGEEFAEMLFGGARRPVLPELARFVVGRSPHTLPALVLAALEQIPKMLPGDTSKIVAKGQALERELVDRIGDGVMLYPSYTRPAPRHGMPLLTPIDWAYTAVINVLQMPSTQVPLGLGSEGLPLGCQVIGRHRNDHVTVAVALELERAFGGWIPPTLLRR, from the coding sequence ATGATCGAGACCCTCCCCACGCGCACCGTGCGCGAAGATCCGTTGACCTGGTCGGGCACCCGCATCGCGCAGGCGATCCGCAGCGGTGAGCGCACCAGCGAGGAGATCGTCGCGCTGCACCTCGCGCACATGCAGCGCGTCAATCCGCGGGTCAACGCCGTCGTGCAGGCGCGCGCCGACGACGCGCTCGCCGAGGCGCGCCGCGCCGACGAAGCGCCGAAGGGCGGCCCGCTGCCGCGCTTCCACGGCGTGCCCTGCACGATCAAGGAGACGTTCGCGTTCACCGGCATGCCGCTCACCGCCGGGCTCGTCGCGCGGCGCGAGATCATCAGCACGACCGACGCGGTCGCGGTGCGTCGCATGCGCGCGCTCGGCGCGATCCCGCTCGGCGTGACGAACGTGTCCGAGCTCTGCATGTGGATGGAGAGCTCGAACGAGGTCTACGGCCGCTGCCGCAACCCCTACGATCTCTCGCGCACCGTCGGCGGCAGCTCCGGCGGCGAGGGCGCAGCGATCGGCGCGGGCATCGCGCCCTTCGGCCTCGGCGCGGACGTCGGTGGATCGATCCGCATCCCCGCGTTCTTCAACGGCGTGTTCGGCCACAAGCCGACCGGCGGCCTCGTGCCGAACGCGGGCCAGTGGCCGCTCGCGCACGGCCCTGCGCTCCGCTACCTGTGCACCGGCCCGATCGCGCGCCGTGCCGAGGATCTCTGGCCGCTGCTCTGCGATCTCGCGGGCCCCGATCCCGAGAGCCCCGAGTGCATCGAGTGCGTGCTCGGCGACCCGAGCCGCGTGTCGATCGAAGGAATGCGCGTGCTGCAGGTCGCGGACAACGGGCTCAACCGCGTCCATCGCGAGCTCGCGGCGGCGCAGGAGCGCGCGGCGCGTCACCTCGAGTCGCGCGGCGCGCGTGTCGAGCGCGTGCGCATCCCGGGGCTCGCGGAGTCGGTGCTCATCTGGGCCGCGATGATGAGCGAGTCGGGCGGCGAGGAGTTCGCGGAGATGCTCTTCGGCGGCGCGCGCCGTCCGGTGCTGCCCGAGCTCGCGCGCTTCGTCGTGGGCCGCAGCCCGCACACGCTCCCCGCGCTGGTGCTCGCCGCGCTCGAGCAGATCCCGAAGATGCTCCCGGGCGACACCTCGAAGATCGTCGCGAAGGGCCAGGCGCTCGAGCGCGAGCTCGTCGATCGCATCGGCGACGGCGTGATGCTCTATCCGTCGTACACGCGCCCTGCGCCGCGCCACGGCATGCCCCTGCTCACGCCGATCGACTGGGCCTACACCGCGGTGATCAACGTGCTGCAGATGCCGAGCACGCAGGTCCCGCTGGGCCTCGGCAGCGAGGGCCTCCCGCTCGGCTGTCAGGTGATCGGCAGGCACCGCAACGACCACGTGACCGTCGCGGTCGCGCTCGAGCTCGAGCGTGCGTTCGGCGGCTGGATCCCCCCGACGCTGCTGCGCCGCTGA
- a CDS encoding tetratricopeptide repeat protein, which yields MAIEGQLGGNVALDNVEHAKQALARSDLAQALFHASSALATDPTNREWRALIDQVLSKAPDPMVFVRPDEAKADFITAATRGYVLAWKQQYAEAIATVAEVAAVRPDCAYLAWAREWAQQPGAVQSIPLDAITGRIVPSILRAVTSVGAPCPENDPRRKNCEAAVDLLGAFYGAHPQEAFVIFAIGVALRRVGRFDEAIQYAGYAFQLKNDWNTCIGLASAFRDAKRVDEAVQYYRHAYSMRPDEIAALLDIGDTYLGASRWDESIAAYREVLAKDGKQGWASASILYAEHKKTGAPDVREQLWRMSDGNGRASELVIDLFGDKPYFTWLPGAGDSTAHAARDIIAQLTRKPPPPTGLGIDIPLTYMEAPSALAAFQLWTKAQGWMQVGIAAKVEGVQQPDPRSPKAQVDFQLWAFDDKVPRPNTPAPDPRVHAAIAEIAKTPYCLPMWQPLAQALAAQMGPAWMNQLLCAMVHPPPLPSPRHEPLIWVQKCQVAAALVIAYIDATPWESSQRRRTLWSIAFGPTDWVCDAAIVAMGWVAASDASVRKDVEGVLAQLEKVIPQQGFTCWEYPLVNVWKNLGGHSPEMVKKLEQWKLRCESQKVEFAEEKHGGLTLEQYAELSALRDSILMKQGGGAGSAIMAAMGGGAQPELAALCKRFGIPAPMSAAAARVPGWDKRINADGALQKRFVDLMARFQLKQSGLDSNSHEGRVAQQIRAGAFDVESAKQNQMAAAQAIASGEGGDADPTVFPGQKLAKLSDYVGLMKQMQGGDFNGALKKYGLDMGSYMQASQAWGIKLASDPMLNAKFGKMMTG from the coding sequence GTGGCGATCGAGGGACAGCTCGGGGGCAACGTCGCGCTCGACAACGTGGAGCATGCGAAGCAGGCGCTGGCGCGGAGCGATCTCGCGCAGGCGCTCTTCCATGCGAGCTCGGCGCTCGCGACCGATCCGACGAACCGCGAGTGGCGCGCGCTGATCGATCAGGTGCTCTCGAAGGCGCCCGATCCGATGGTGTTCGTGCGGCCCGACGAGGCCAAGGCGGACTTCATCACCGCCGCGACGCGCGGCTACGTGCTCGCGTGGAAGCAGCAGTACGCGGAGGCGATCGCGACGGTCGCCGAGGTCGCCGCGGTGCGGCCCGACTGCGCGTACCTCGCGTGGGCGCGCGAGTGGGCGCAGCAGCCGGGCGCCGTGCAGTCGATCCCGCTCGACGCGATCACCGGACGCATCGTGCCGTCGATCCTGCGCGCGGTGACGAGCGTGGGCGCGCCGTGCCCGGAGAACGATCCGCGCCGGAAGAACTGCGAGGCCGCGGTCGATCTGCTCGGCGCGTTCTACGGCGCGCACCCGCAGGAGGCGTTCGTCATCTTCGCGATCGGCGTCGCGCTGCGCCGCGTGGGGCGCTTCGACGAGGCGATCCAGTACGCGGGCTACGCGTTCCAGCTGAAGAACGACTGGAACACGTGCATCGGGCTCGCGAGCGCGTTCCGCGATGCGAAGCGCGTCGACGAGGCGGTACAGTACTACCGGCACGCGTACTCGATGCGGCCCGACGAGATCGCGGCGCTGCTCGACATCGGCGACACGTACCTCGGTGCGTCGCGCTGGGACGAGTCGATCGCGGCCTACCGCGAGGTGCTCGCGAAGGATGGAAAGCAGGGCTGGGCGAGCGCGTCGATCCTCTACGCCGAGCACAAGAAGACCGGCGCGCCCGACGTGCGCGAGCAGCTGTGGCGCATGTCGGACGGCAACGGGCGCGCGTCCGAGCTCGTGATCGATCTCTTCGGCGACAAGCCGTACTTCACGTGGCTGCCCGGCGCGGGCGACTCCACCGCGCACGCGGCGCGCGACATCATCGCGCAGCTCACGCGGAAGCCGCCGCCGCCGACCGGCCTCGGGATCGACATCCCGCTGACGTACATGGAGGCGCCGAGTGCGCTCGCGGCGTTCCAGCTGTGGACGAAGGCGCAGGGCTGGATGCAGGTCGGCATCGCGGCGAAGGTCGAGGGCGTGCAGCAGCCCGATCCGCGCTCGCCGAAGGCGCAGGTCGACTTCCAGCTCTGGGCGTTCGACGACAAGGTGCCGCGGCCCAACACGCCCGCGCCCGATCCGCGGGTGCACGCGGCGATCGCGGAGATCGCGAAGACGCCGTACTGCCTGCCGATGTGGCAGCCGCTCGCGCAGGCGCTCGCGGCGCAGATGGGGCCGGCGTGGATGAACCAGCTGCTCTGCGCGATGGTGCATCCGCCGCCGCTGCCCTCGCCGCGGCACGAGCCGCTGATCTGGGTGCAGAAGTGCCAGGTCGCGGCGGCGCTGGTGATCGCGTACATCGACGCGACGCCGTGGGAGAGCAGCCAGCGTCGTCGGACGTTGTGGTCGATCGCGTTCGGTCCGACCGACTGGGTGTGCGACGCGGCGATCGTCGCGATGGGCTGGGTCGCGGCGAGCGACGCGAGCGTGCGCAAGGACGTCGAGGGCGTGCTCGCGCAGCTCGAGAAGGTGATCCCGCAGCAGGGCTTCACGTGCTGGGAGTACCCGCTGGTCAACGTGTGGAAGAACCTCGGCGGGCACTCGCCCGAGATGGTCAAGAAGCTCGAGCAGTGGAAGCTCCGCTGCGAGTCGCAGAAGGTCGAATTCGCCGAGGAGAAGCACGGCGGGCTGACGCTCGAGCAGTACGCGGAGCTGAGCGCGCTGCGTGACTCGATCCTGATGAAGCAGGGCGGCGGCGCGGGGAGCGCGATCATGGCGGCGATGGGCGGCGGCGCGCAGCCGGAGCTCGCGGCGCTGTGCAAGCGCTTCGGGATCCCGGCGCCGATGAGCGCGGCGGCGGCGCGCGTGCCGGGCTGGGACAAGCGCATCAACGCGGACGGCGCGCTGCAGAAGCGCTTCGTCGATCTGATGGCGCGCTTCCAGCTGAAGCAGTCGGGGCTGGACTCGAACAGCCACGAGGGGCGCGTCGCGCAGCAGATCCGCGCGGGCGCGTTCGACGTGGAGAGCGCGAAGCAGAACCAGATGGCTGCGGCGCAGGCAATCGCGTCGGGGGAGGGTGGCGATGCCGATCCCACCGTGTTCCCCGGGCAGAAGCTCGCGAAGCTCTCGGACTACGTCGGGCTGATGAAGCAGATGCAGGGCGGCGACTTCAACGGCGCGCTGAAGAAATACGGGCTCGACATGGGCAGCTACATGCAGGCGTCGCAGGCATGGGGGATCAAGCTCGCGAGTGATCCGATGCTGAATGCGAAGTTCGGGAAGATGATGACCGGGTGA
- a CDS encoding ATP-binding protein, with protein MHDEPPYRAIADSTYDWETWIDEHDRVRWVNPAVQRITGYERDECLAMSQFPLPIVHPDDRARAAEVLRSAREGRTGNDVELRIVRKDGSTRFVAISWQPLTVETGARRGFRTSVRDIEERKIAEERLREAERRASRSAHERAQLLATLSHELRSPLHCIAGFSELLARVPLDDEPRRWLDLVTVQTDALLRLVEDLLEHVSSGGPPVMRRTSFDLAALVEHEVDAMRPRVHEGVALGATIDERARDTFEGDPDQLRRVLANLLSNAARFTKRGRIDVHLALDVDGLVLEVRDTGIGMSEALLERAREPFVQAAPSASSRGGVGLGLAIVDRLLDAMGGTLALESHEGQGTRAIARFRLARTSTDARPSTSIEHDARIARLRVLVVDDSDPARELLAAMFRTLGVHVDTAEDGREAIERARTERYDLVVIDYHMPELDGLETARLLRAETHHATTRPVLALLTANVLAEARHDPVGAGFDVVLLKPLRLDQARSLARLALDGVDRARTVVAPAPRAGVDEIDHEVVRDLASVRAADGTTLLARTVARVRTHAADTIATLRTSAPHPALAGEAHALKGLVASIGARRAAERAGALETALRDGLAREVVEKRLDTFERDLERALEALDAM; from the coding sequence ATGCACGACGAGCCGCCGTACCGCGCGATCGCGGACTCGACGTACGACTGGGAGACGTGGATCGACGAGCACGATCGCGTGCGCTGGGTGAACCCCGCGGTGCAGCGGATCACCGGCTACGAGCGCGACGAGTGCCTCGCGATGTCGCAGTTCCCGCTGCCGATCGTGCATCCCGACGATCGCGCCCGCGCCGCCGAGGTGCTCCGCAGCGCGCGCGAAGGACGCACCGGCAACGACGTCGAGCTGCGCATCGTGCGCAAGGACGGCAGCACGCGCTTCGTCGCGATCTCGTGGCAGCCGTTGACCGTCGAGACCGGCGCGCGCCGGGGGTTCCGCACCAGCGTGCGCGACATCGAGGAGCGCAAGATCGCGGAGGAGCGGCTGCGCGAGGCCGAGCGGCGCGCCTCGCGATCGGCGCACGAGCGCGCCCAGCTGCTGGCGACGCTGAGCCACGAGCTGCGCTCGCCGCTGCACTGCATCGCGGGGTTCTCCGAGCTGCTCGCGCGGGTTCCTCTCGACGACGAGCCACGGCGCTGGCTCGACCTGGTCACGGTGCAGACCGACGCGCTGCTCCGCCTCGTCGAGGATCTCCTCGAGCACGTGTCGTCGGGCGGGCCGCCGGTGATGCGACGCACGAGCTTCGATCTCGCGGCGCTCGTGGAGCACGAGGTCGACGCGATGCGTCCCCGCGTGCACGAGGGCGTGGCGCTCGGGGCGACGATCGACGAGCGCGCGCGCGATACGTTCGAGGGCGATCCCGATCAGCTGAGGCGCGTGCTCGCGAACCTGCTCTCGAACGCGGCGCGCTTCACGAAGCGAGGTCGCATCGACGTGCACCTCGCGCTCGACGTGGACGGGCTCGTGCTCGAGGTGCGCGACACCGGCATCGGAATGAGCGAGGCGCTCCTCGAGCGCGCGCGCGAGCCCTTCGTGCAGGCCGCGCCGAGCGCGTCGTCGCGCGGTGGTGTGGGACTGGGCCTCGCGATCGTCGATCGCCTGCTCGACGCGATGGGCGGCACGCTCGCGCTCGAGAGCCACGAGGGCCAGGGCACGCGCGCGATCGCGCGCTTCCGGCTCGCGAGGACGAGCACCGACGCTCGACCCTCGACGTCGATCGAGCACGACGCGCGGATCGCGCGGTTGCGGGTGCTCGTCGTCGACGACTCCGATCCCGCGCGCGAGCTGCTCGCTGCGATGTTCCGCACGCTCGGCGTGCACGTCGACACCGCCGAGGACGGTCGCGAGGCGATCGAGCGAGCGCGCACCGAGCGCTACGACCTCGTCGTCATCGACTATCACATGCCCGAGCTCGATGGCCTCGAGACGGCGCGCCTCCTACGCGCCGAGACCCACCACGCGACGACGCGTCCCGTGCTCGCGCTGCTCACGGCGAACGTGCTCGCGGAAGCGCGCCACGATCCCGTCGGCGCGGGCTTCGACGTCGTGCTCCTCAAGCCGCTGCGGCTCGATCAGGCGCGCAGCCTCGCGCGCCTCGCGCTCGACGGCGTCGATCGCGCGCGCACGGTCGTCGCGCCCGCGCCGCGCGCAGGAGTCGACGAGATCGACCACGAGGTCGTCCGCGATCTCGCGTCGGTGCGCGCGGCCGACGGCACCACGCTCCTCGCGCGCACGGTCGCGCGCGTCCGCACCCACGCGGCGGACACGATCGCCACGCTCCGCACGTCCGCGCCGCATCCGGCGCTCGCGGGCGAAGCGCACGCGCTGAAGGGCCTCGTCGCGAGCATCGGCGCACGCCGCGCGGCGGAGCGCGCAGGCGCGCTGGAGACCGCGCTGCGCGACGGCCTCGCGCGTGAGGTCGTCGAGAAGCGCCTCGACACCTTCGAGCGCGACCTCGAGCGCGCGCTCGAGGCTCTCGACGCGATGTGA
- a CDS encoding LuxR C-terminal-related transcriptional regulator, producing MPTKLLILDDQTIFRDMLVEWLGARDGVEIVGAFSTTADASQALATRDVDVLLLDVGLPGESGLALLRRLAPGRPKHVVLVTAHEEPWVLEQAVSSRAHAIVMKGAPLTDLATAIERVIAGETFYCRRTAELLRRHATRRQPAAELTGREREILALVARGATSREIADALGIREKTVQNHRANLMQKLDIHDVASLTRFALAHGLVPSTES from the coding sequence GTGCCCACGAAGCTGCTCATCCTCGACGACCAGACGATCTTCCGCGACATGCTCGTCGAGTGGCTCGGTGCACGCGACGGCGTGGAGATCGTCGGCGCATTCTCCACGACCGCCGATGCCAGCCAGGCGCTCGCGACGCGCGACGTCGACGTGCTCCTGCTCGACGTGGGGCTGCCCGGCGAGAGCGGCCTCGCGCTGCTGCGGCGCCTCGCCCCGGGGCGACCGAAGCACGTCGTCCTCGTCACCGCGCACGAGGAGCCGTGGGTGCTCGAGCAAGCGGTCTCGTCGCGCGCCCACGCGATCGTGATGAAGGGCGCGCCGCTGACCGATCTCGCGACCGCGATCGAGCGCGTGATCGCGGGCGAGACCTTCTACTGCCGCCGCACCGCGGAGCTGCTGCGACGTCACGCGACCCGACGCCAGCCTGCGGCCGAGCTCACCGGACGCGAGCGCGAGATCCTCGCGCTCGTCGCACGCGGTGCCACGTCGCGCGAGATCGCCGATGCGCTCGGCATCCGCGAGAAGACCGTGCAGAACCACCGCGCGAACCTCATGCAGAAGCTCGACATCCACGACGTCGCGAGCCTCACGCGCTTCGCGCTCGCGCACGGCCTCGTCCCCTCGACCGAGAGCTGA